In the genome of Chrysemys picta bellii isolate R12L10 chromosome 17, ASM1138683v2, whole genome shotgun sequence, one region contains:
- the LOC101949384 gene encoding nucleobindin-1 has translation MQLSWLLATALFAAAGSVPIDRPKAEKKAEETPPEPPDTGLYYHRYLQEVINVLETDSHFREKLQAANAEDIKSGKLSKELDFVSHHVRTKLDELKRQEVSRLRMLLKAKMDATMEQNVQIDHLGLLKQFEHLDPQNQHTFEARDLELLIQAATKDLENYDAAHHEEFKRYEMLKEHERREYLKSLDEEKRRAEEARFQELRQKHKEHPKINVPGSRDQLKEVWEETDGLDPSEFNPKTFFKLHDTNSDGVLDEQELEALFTKELEKVYDPRNEEDDMLEMEEERLRMREHVMKNVDLNQDRLVTLEEFLKSTEKKEFNEAGGWETVDETQVYSEAELQRFEAELAVQEAELGRRAEQLKRQHQDLQEQQVRLDAQKKEYQQAVLHMEQRKTQQGEAPAEELKFQAQAPHAAPADPAVPAAPGHAPEQNHVEPPQNQQQTPPQPEVQIQ, from the exons ATGCAGCTCTCCTGGCTTTTGGCCAccgccctgtttgccgccgcgGGGTCTGTGCCCATCGACCGACCCAAGGCGGAGAAGAAGGCGGAAGAGACACCCCCAGAACCGCCG GACACGGGGCTGTATTACCATCGCTACCTGCAGGAGGTGATCAACGTGCTGGAGACGGACAGTCACTTCCGGGAGAAGCTGCAGGCGGCCAATGCCGAAGACATCAAG agcGGGAAGTTGAGCAAGGAGCTGGACTTCGTAAGCCATCACGTCCGCACCAAGCTGGACGAGCTGAAGCGCCAGGAGGTCTCCCGGCTCCGCATGCTGCTCAAGGCCAAGATGGACGCCACCATGGAGCAGA ACGTGCAGATCGATCACCTGGGGTTGCTGAAGCAGTTCGAGCACCTGGACCCCCAGAACCAGCACACCTTTGAGGCCCGCGACCTGGAGCTCCTCATACAggcg GCCACCAAGGACCTGGAGAACTATGACGCGGCCCATCACGAGGAGTTCAAACGATACGAGATGCTGAAGGAGCACGAAAGGCGCGAATACCTCAAGTCCCTGGATGAGGAGAAgcggcgggcggaggaggccCGGTTCCAGGAGCTGCGCCAGAAGCACAAGGAGCACCCCAAAATCAACGTCCCG ggcagccgagATCAGCTCAAGGAAGTCTGGGAGGAGACAGACGGGCTGGACCCCAGCGAGTTCAATCCCAAAACCTTCTTCAAACTGCACG ACACGAACAGCGATGGGGTTCTCGACGAACAAGAGTTGGAAGCACTTTTCACCAAGGAG CTGGAGAAGGTCTACGACCCCCGGAACGAGGAGGACGACATGCTGGAGATGGAGGAGGAGCGGCTGCGTATGCGGGAGCACGTCATGAAGAAC GTGGACTTGAACCAGGACCGGCTGGTGACGCTGGAGGAATTCCTGAAGTCCACCGAGAAGAAGGAGTTTAACGAGGCCGGAGGCTGGGAG acggTGGACGAGACCCAGGTGTACTCGGAGGCGGAGCTGCAGCGGTTCGAGGCGGAGCTAGCGGTCCAGGAGGCGGAGCTTGGCCGGCGGGCGGAGCAACTGAAGCGCCAGCACCAGGACCTGCaggagcagcaggtccggctggACGCCCAGAAGAAGGAGTATCAGCAG gccgtGCTGCACATGGAGCAGAGGAAAACCCAGCAGGGGGAGGCACCGGCGGAGGAGCTGAAATTCCAGGCCCAGGCCCCGCACGCCGCTCCAGCGG ATCCGGCCGTGCCGGCAGCCCCAGGCCATGCCCCTGAACAGAACCATGTGGAACCTCCCCAGAACCAGCAGCAGACGCCGCCACAGCCCGAAGTCCAGATCCAGTGA